The following coding sequences are from one Streptomyces angustmyceticus window:
- a CDS encoding ATP-binding cassette domain-containing protein: MSAADGETSPSPTVRAGVPGPRREALGLPPATVPSGPGGGDITDELEEAYWSVYDGAAAESTVREVLARLPRIVRQIGRLAWQADRPATAAVVVLQLVSAAMSAFGLVASVAVLHELFGQGPTPDKVRNAVPQILLVVGFLSARALLEAGVAVAQARVTPKIRTALECDFLRLTAHVRLEIVDDADWHDDAYRASDRGLFYARQIVGQVVSLASALLGLVGTAGVLASLHPVLLPLLLLSVLPVGAAAVRTARAGFHSFKRWNALQRRVRVFSWLLLERDAAAELRSDTAQNAILDEHRRLTDRIAEEDTHLGVSSAVLTLGGRALGGVGTGVTYVALGAMLIAGWLPLAAGAGAVLAIQTGQTALTRFVDVAHLVYEHAMWVDDLLRFQERCRGLQPRRSGMTAPTSVTTLTLEDVGFTYPGKETPALCDVSMTLRGSETVAFVGVNGSGKSTCSRLIAGLYEAGRGTVRWDGTDVRDMDAESLQARVATVLQDPVHFPFSALANLTISRGTLTEADPQRARDAAVASGADRVIAGLPGTWEAVLSKRFRGGQELSAGQWAKIAVARGLYKNAPVLLLDEPTASMDPRAEHEVYQAVLHGKRRPDQITVLISHRLASVVECDRIYVFDGGRITESGSHRALMELGGAYAEMFTLQAAAYRS, translated from the coding sequence ATGAGTGCGGCGGACGGCGAGACCTCACCGTCGCCGACCGTACGAGCCGGTGTGCCGGGGCCCCGCCGCGAGGCGCTGGGCCTCCCGCCGGCGACGGTGCCCAGTGGCCCGGGCGGCGGTGACATCACCGACGAGCTGGAGGAGGCGTACTGGTCCGTCTATGACGGCGCCGCTGCCGAGTCGACGGTCCGCGAGGTCCTGGCGCGGCTGCCGCGGATCGTGCGGCAGATCGGCCGGCTGGCGTGGCAGGCCGACCGGCCGGCCACCGCGGCGGTCGTGGTGCTGCAGTTGGTCTCGGCGGCGATGTCGGCCTTCGGGCTGGTGGCGTCGGTGGCGGTGCTGCATGAGCTGTTCGGTCAGGGTCCGACACCGGACAAGGTCCGCAACGCCGTGCCGCAGATCCTGCTCGTGGTGGGGTTCCTGTCGGCGCGGGCGCTTCTCGAAGCGGGGGTCGCCGTGGCGCAGGCCAGGGTGACCCCGAAGATCCGCACGGCGCTGGAGTGCGACTTCCTCCGGCTGACCGCTCATGTGCGTCTCGAGATCGTCGACGACGCGGACTGGCACGACGACGCCTACCGCGCCTCCGACCGCGGGCTGTTCTACGCGCGGCAGATCGTCGGCCAGGTCGTGTCGCTGGCCTCGGCGCTGCTCGGGCTGGTCGGTACAGCCGGGGTGCTCGCCTCGCTGCACCCCGTTCTGCTCCCGTTGCTCCTGCTGTCGGTCCTGCCGGTGGGCGCGGCGGCCGTCCGGACGGCGCGGGCCGGGTTCCACAGCTTCAAGCGGTGGAACGCCCTCCAGCGGCGGGTGCGGGTCTTCTCCTGGCTGCTGCTGGAGCGGGACGCGGCGGCCGAACTGCGCTCCGACACCGCCCAGAACGCCATCTTGGACGAGCACCGCCGGCTCACCGACCGGATCGCCGAAGAGGACACCCACCTCGGGGTGAGTTCCGCGGTGCTGACGCTGGGCGGCCGGGCCCTGGGCGGTGTCGGGACCGGCGTCACCTACGTCGCGCTGGGTGCCATGCTGATCGCCGGGTGGCTCCCCCTCGCCGCGGGGGCGGGCGCGGTCCTGGCGATCCAGACCGGACAGACCGCGCTGACCCGCTTCGTGGACGTGGCCCATCTGGTCTACGAGCACGCCATGTGGGTCGATGACCTCCTGCGGTTCCAGGAGCGCTGCCGCGGACTGCAGCCCCGCCGGTCCGGGATGACCGCACCCACCTCCGTCACCACCCTCACGCTGGAGGATGTCGGCTTCACCTACCCGGGCAAGGAGACACCGGCGCTGTGCGACGTCTCGATGACCCTGCGCGGCAGCGAGACCGTCGCGTTCGTCGGCGTCAACGGGTCGGGGAAGAGCACCTGTTCACGTCTGATCGCCGGGTTGTACGAGGCAGGCCGGGGCACGGTGCGCTGGGACGGCACGGACGTACGGGACATGGACGCCGAGTCGCTGCAGGCGCGGGTCGCCACCGTGCTGCAGGACCCGGTGCACTTCCCGTTCAGCGCGCTGGCGAATCTGACCATCTCGCGCGGCACGCTCACCGAGGCGGACCCGCAGCGGGCCAGGGACGCCGCGGTCGCCTCCGGCGCGGACCGGGTGATCGCGGGACTGCCGGGCACGTGGGAGGCGGTGCTGTCCAAACGGTTCCGGGGCGGCCAGGAGCTGTCGGCCGGGCAGTGGGCGAAGATCGCCGTCGCCCGCGGCCTGTACAAGAACGCGCCCGTACTGCTGCTGGACGAACCGACCGCGAGCATGGACCCCAGGGCCGAACACGAGGTCTACCAGGCGGTTCTGCACGGCAAGCGCAGGCCGGACCAGATCACGGTGCTCATCTCGCACCGGCTCGCCTCGGTGGTCGAGTGCGACCGGATCTACGTCTTCGACGGCGGTCGGATCACCGAGTCCGGATCCCACCGCGCGCTGATGGAACTCGGGGGCGCCTACGCCGAGATGTTCACCCTCCAGGCAGCGGCCTACCGCTCGTGA